In Haematobia irritans isolate KBUSLIRL chromosome 1, ASM5000362v1, whole genome shotgun sequence, a genomic segment contains:
- the Kpc1 gene encoding kip1 ubiquitination-promoting complex subunit 1 isoform X2: MSIKKLFIKVFGEDIFKVLGHEDDEDDAAALDEATKRTTSGGCEGLTLPEQMILVKSWLKGKLDEIETGCHDAVVQQQLENRSRLGQEYVVFDIDFSSTARVGNDRLSVRSQGSFNTIKANVCVFGGRWMYEVQLHTKGVMQVGWCSKKCAFNENSGVGDSKLSYGYDGSKQQSWHISTAKYGDKWQIGDIIGVTLDIEKEEITYYRNGVSMGVAFSKLEKGPGITFFPAISLGYNQSIQANFGNSPFKYPVANYMPLMAVPIVNVQKAELLLGFLMNISTIVARYNCEKSKRPKEDKLSTKKTVYVVFCTLIIEHLSPLLFNTYVIESRLLDVIRHACNLRSESDVIQPGHSESVLGAILDILWNYMEVEEMKYILKKIANALLSDFTQTNKALDYGQQREALQTLIGLCNHARTRKTYLEFKFFKKHFLALLMYIRPPEFSYMQTLIPDHLAWTEGIGGPKSKYLAAVDKISHSTEYVYALQKTLLMSLLINDDGDLVTSSSRKIFLAKLRRYVMDLSMEQRPFHSLFFMQSSILHPIENTVALAFICILIDVTKTVFEKEMNGREIAVTPKYFYDGSFEYQHFDRVGGVLSHLRKVHRNDIQQHLGVERTQELLEDDRVIVRVPDLTVESVGNVSIVGRPVGNSNAFTSLLNPRINQVFEIKPGNSKTEASLFDLLDLCVLYYYCVGHKYIVKIASVRDEIAALNDVLLETKFYREDVEKKLQVLEDHASVCMDEQHSHVVSELRTKFSQRENVFAKRSIELARKQAWYRAVALGPKRRSLLTWLLDKALRTLNASSKEGPLFSFVPEVYINILPILLDTVMDFSNHDLLVQFEVQDSEAVINAVANFLSIHSADPRIVLASCKDSLLQALGTLTCHKAGIQALEKAPRKSQIALAKALLRPYENRAWGQSNWLILRFWLGQGFAYRDARMPCVWQGGNTPLHFGLCRSRSKNETHTGLLHNIAPANPSKHFQELIGLKLTEDEPFATAFLNSVLSQLNWAFSEFILLLQEIQNTAHRQENTVFEPKQLKICSMCFELTVSLMRCLEMIITVAPDIFHDPCRANSDLVLNRVCQLISQVLSRVTVPPGCFQFVVDMCSADLNAVTHFPIITAALGILLALFKDEMESDKNPAKVTRISRALLTDPSFQFANLEFAMGEIKTPILQQNEIPRGNFDPSTRAHIDPLTNDVRIPQPTTSNTKKIRADPPILKFSLADFPTHVTQEEIDKVKCLIDMLKTKQSLLSDITLPSEDSLCPICCAKPIAVVFTPCKHQSCSNCIMQHLMNSKVCFYCKTLIKTIEASDGTVIYHNAEYLKTPTLFEV; this comes from the exons atgtctattaaaaaattgtttataaaagttTTCGGCGAGGATATATTCAAAGTTCTAGGACACGAAGATGATGAGGATGATGCTGCTGCATTGGATGAAGCAACAAAACGGACTACAAGTGGAGGATGCGAAGGTCTCACATTGCCGGA ACAGATGATATTGGTCAAGTCATGGCTTAAGGGTAAACTGGACGAGATTGAGACAGGATGTCATGATGCGGTAGTCCAGCAACAGCTGGAAAATCGGTCAAGGTTGGGACAGGAATATGTGGTATTCGATATTGATTTTTCATCGACAGCGCGAGTAGGTAATGATAGGCTTTCAGTGAGATCTCAAGGTAGTTTTAACACCATCAAAGCGAATGTTTGCGTATTCGGCGGCCGCTGGATGTATGAG GTTCAACTACACACAAAGGGCGTCATGCAAGTGGGTTGGTGCTCCAAAAAATGTGCGTTCAATGAAAATAGCGGTGTAGGCGATTCAAAGCTGAGTTATGGCTACGATGGCAGCAAGCAACAAAGTTGGCACATATCAACGGCAAA GTATGGAGACAAATGGCAAATTGGGGACATCATCGGTGTAACTTTGGATATTGAAAAAGAAGAGATCACATATTATCGTAATGGTGTTTCAATGGGTGTTGCATTTTCTAAACTCGAAAAAGGACCTGGTATAACCTTCTTTCCTGCCATATCATTGGGCTACAATCAAAGTATACAGGCGAATTTTGGTAATAGTCCTTTTAAATATCCCGTTGCCAATTATATGCCTTTGATGGCTGTGCCTATTGTTAATGTGCAAAAAGCTGAACTTTTACTGggatttttaatgaatatttcGACAATAGTGGCACGCTATAATTGTGAGAAAAGTAAAAGACCAAAGGAAGATAAACTGTCGACTAAGAAAACTGTGTATGTGGTATTTTGTACCTTAATTATAGAGCATCTATCGCCTTTACTTTTCAATACGTACGTAATTGAGAGTAGATTATTGGATGTGATTAGACACGCTTGTAATTTAAG ATCTGAATCGGATGTCATACAGCCAGGACATTCGGAAAGTGTTTTGGGGGCTATTTTGGATATATTATGGAATTATATGGAAGTGGAAGagatgaaatatattttgaaaaaaattgccaatgctTTGCTAAGTGATTTCACACAAACCAACAAAGCTTTGGACTATGGCCAACAGCGAGAAGCTTTACAAACGCTAATAGGCCTATGCAATCATGCGCGTACACGCAAAACTTATTtggaatttaagttctttaaaaaACATTT TTTGGCTTTGTTGATGTATATAAGACCTCCAGAATTTTCCTATATGCAAACTCTTATACCCGATCATTTGGCATGGACCGAAGGTATAGGTGGACCTAAAAGTAAATATCTTGCAGCcgtagacaaaatttcccattcaACTGAATATGTATATGCTTTGCAAAAGACACTTTTGATGAGTTTGTTAATTAATGATGATGGTGATTTGGTAACTTCATCCAGTcgtaaaatatttttagctaaATTACGCAGATATGTTATGGATCTGAGTATGGAGCAGAGG CCTTTTCACTCCTTATTTTTCATGCAATCGAGTATTTtacatcctatagaaaatactgtagctttggcatttatttgcattttgaTTGATGTGACCAAGACtgtttttgaaaaagaaatgaaTGGCCGTGAAATTGCTGTTACACCAAAATACTTCTATGATGGCAGTTTTgaatatcaacattttgatcGTGTTGGTGGAGTTTTGTCACATTTACGCAAGGTTCATCGTAATGATATTCAACAGCATTTAGGCGTTGAAAGAACACAAGAACTTTTGGAGGATGATCGTGTTATAGTGAGGGTACCAGATTTGA CAGTCGAATCGGTGGGAAATGTTTCTATTGTTGGCCGACCTGTTGG cAATTCGAATGCGTTCACATCACTCCTAAATCCACGAATAAATCAAGTTTTCGAAATAAAACCAGGCAATAGTAAAACTGAAGCTTCACTCTTCGATTTATTGGATTTGTGTGTCTTATATTACTATTGTGTAGGTCATAAATATATAGTAAAG ATCGCTTCTGTTCGTGATGAAATAGCCGCCTTAAATGACGTTCTTCTTGAAACCAAATTCTATCGTGAAGATGTTGAAAAGAAATTACAAGTATTGGAAGATCATGCCAGTGTATGTATGGATGAACAACATTCCCATGTGGTATCGgagttaaggacaaaatttagtcaaagggAAAATGTTTTTGCG AAACGTTCTATTGAATTAGCTCGCAAGCAGGCATGGTATAGAGCTGTAGCCTTGGGACCAAAAAGGCGATCACTATTAACTTGGCTATTGGATAAGGCTTTGAGGacattaaat GCTTCCTCCAAAGAAGGTCCACTTTTTTCATTTGTTCCTGAAgtttatattaatatattaccCATCCTTTTGGATACCGTTATGGATTTTAGTAATCATGATCTACTAGTTCAATTTGAAGTACAAGACTCCGAGGCCGTTATAAATGCGGTTGCAAACTTTTTAAGTATACACTCAGCTGATCCACGTATTGTATTGGCCTCCTGTAAAGATTCTCTGCTGCAAGCTCTGGGTACCTTAACCTGTCATAAAGCGGGCATACAGGCATTGGAAAAAGCACCAAGGAAAAG ccaaATTGCCTTGGCCAAAGCTTTACTTAGACCCTATGAAAATCGTGCCTGGGGCCAAAGTAATTGGTTGATCTTACGTTTCTGGCTTGGTCAAGGTTTTGCTTATCGTGACGCTAGAATGCCTTGTGTTTGGCAAGGAGGCAATACACCTTTACATTTCGGCTTATGTCGATCTCGTTCCAAAAATGAAACCCACACCGGCCTGTTGCATAATATAGCACCTGCCAATCCGTCCAAACATTTTCAAGAACTGATTGGTTTAAAGTTAACTGAAGATGAACCATTTGCCACGGCCTTTTTGAATTCAGtattaagtcaattaaattgGGCCTTTTCCgagttcattttattattacaagag ATCCAAAATACAGCTCATCGTCAAGAGAATACCGTTTTTGAgccaaaacaattgaaaatttgctCCATGTGCTTTGAATTAACTGTATCCCTAATGCGTTGTTTGGAAATGATAATTACAGTAGCGCCGGATATTTTCCATGATCCCTGTAGGGCTAATAGTGATTTGGTCTTGAATCGTGTGTGCCAATTGATAAGTCAGGTCTTATCAAGGGTTACAGTTCCACCAGGGTGTTTTCAATTTGTTGTCGATATGTGTTCAGCAGATTTGAATGCAGTTACGCATTTTCCTATAATTACTGCCGCATTGGGAATTCTCTTGGCCTTATTTAAAGATGAAATGGAAAGTGATAAAAATCCAGCAAAG GTAACGCGTATCTCTCGAGCCCTTCTTACGGATCCCAGTTTTCAATTTGCCAATCTGGAATTTGCAATGGGCGAAATAAAGACACCAATATtacaacaaaatgaaattcctCGAGGTAATTTTGATCCATCGACACGAGCACATATTGATCCATTAACCAATGATGTGCGAATACCACAACCAACTACCTcgaatactaaaaaaataagaGCAGATCCGCCTatattgaaatttagtttagccgATT TTCCTACTCATGTTACACAGGAAGAAATTGATAAGGTTAAATGTCTCATCGATAtgctaaaaacaaaacaatcatTACTATCCGATATCACATTGCCATCGGAGGATTCTTTGTGTCCAATTTGCTGTGCCAAACCCATAGCTGTGGTCTTTACACCCTGCAAACATCAATCCTGCAGCAATTGTATCATGCAACATCTAATGAACtccaaagtttgtttctattgtAAGACTCTAATAAAGACTATTGAAGCATCGGATGGTACAGTTATCTATCACAATGCTGAATATTTGAAAACTCCTACATTATTCGAAGTATAA
- the Kpc1 gene encoding kip1 ubiquitination-promoting complex subunit 1 isoform X1: MSIKKLFIKVFGEDIFKVLGHEDDEDDAAALDEATKRTTSGGCEGLTLPDYLYCYCRQMILVKSWLKGKLDEIETGCHDAVVQQQLENRSRLGQEYVVFDIDFSSTARVGNDRLSVRSQGSFNTIKANVCVFGGRWMYEVQLHTKGVMQVGWCSKKCAFNENSGVGDSKLSYGYDGSKQQSWHISTAKYGDKWQIGDIIGVTLDIEKEEITYYRNGVSMGVAFSKLEKGPGITFFPAISLGYNQSIQANFGNSPFKYPVANYMPLMAVPIVNVQKAELLLGFLMNISTIVARYNCEKSKRPKEDKLSTKKTVYVVFCTLIIEHLSPLLFNTYVIESRLLDVIRHACNLRSESDVIQPGHSESVLGAILDILWNYMEVEEMKYILKKIANALLSDFTQTNKALDYGQQREALQTLIGLCNHARTRKTYLEFKFFKKHFLALLMYIRPPEFSYMQTLIPDHLAWTEGIGGPKSKYLAAVDKISHSTEYVYALQKTLLMSLLINDDGDLVTSSSRKIFLAKLRRYVMDLSMEQRPFHSLFFMQSSILHPIENTVALAFICILIDVTKTVFEKEMNGREIAVTPKYFYDGSFEYQHFDRVGGVLSHLRKVHRNDIQQHLGVERTQELLEDDRVIVRVPDLTVESVGNVSIVGRPVGNSNAFTSLLNPRINQVFEIKPGNSKTEASLFDLLDLCVLYYYCVGHKYIVKIASVRDEIAALNDVLLETKFYREDVEKKLQVLEDHASVCMDEQHSHVVSELRTKFSQRENVFAKRSIELARKQAWYRAVALGPKRRSLLTWLLDKALRTLNASSKEGPLFSFVPEVYINILPILLDTVMDFSNHDLLVQFEVQDSEAVINAVANFLSIHSADPRIVLASCKDSLLQALGTLTCHKAGIQALEKAPRKSQIALAKALLRPYENRAWGQSNWLILRFWLGQGFAYRDARMPCVWQGGNTPLHFGLCRSRSKNETHTGLLHNIAPANPSKHFQELIGLKLTEDEPFATAFLNSVLSQLNWAFSEFILLLQEIQNTAHRQENTVFEPKQLKICSMCFELTVSLMRCLEMIITVAPDIFHDPCRANSDLVLNRVCQLISQVLSRVTVPPGCFQFVVDMCSADLNAVTHFPIITAALGILLALFKDEMESDKNPAKVTRISRALLTDPSFQFANLEFAMGEIKTPILQQNEIPRGNFDPSTRAHIDPLTNDVRIPQPTTSNTKKIRADPPILKFSLADFPTHVTQEEIDKVKCLIDMLKTKQSLLSDITLPSEDSLCPICCAKPIAVVFTPCKHQSCSNCIMQHLMNSKVCFYCKTLIKTIEASDGTVIYHNAEYLKTPTLFEV, from the exons atgtctattaaaaaattgtttataaaagttTTCGGCGAGGATATATTCAAAGTTCTAGGACACGAAGATGATGAGGATGATGCTGCTGCATTGGATGAAGCAACAAAACGGACTACAAGTGGAGGATGCGAAGGTCTCACATTGCCGGA TTATTTATATTGCTATTGCAGACAGATGATATTGGTCAAGTCATGGCTTAAGGGTAAACTGGACGAGATTGAGACAGGATGTCATGATGCGGTAGTCCAGCAACAGCTGGAAAATCGGTCAAGGTTGGGACAGGAATATGTGGTATTCGATATTGATTTTTCATCGACAGCGCGAGTAGGTAATGATAGGCTTTCAGTGAGATCTCAAGGTAGTTTTAACACCATCAAAGCGAATGTTTGCGTATTCGGCGGCCGCTGGATGTATGAG GTTCAACTACACACAAAGGGCGTCATGCAAGTGGGTTGGTGCTCCAAAAAATGTGCGTTCAATGAAAATAGCGGTGTAGGCGATTCAAAGCTGAGTTATGGCTACGATGGCAGCAAGCAACAAAGTTGGCACATATCAACGGCAAA GTATGGAGACAAATGGCAAATTGGGGACATCATCGGTGTAACTTTGGATATTGAAAAAGAAGAGATCACATATTATCGTAATGGTGTTTCAATGGGTGTTGCATTTTCTAAACTCGAAAAAGGACCTGGTATAACCTTCTTTCCTGCCATATCATTGGGCTACAATCAAAGTATACAGGCGAATTTTGGTAATAGTCCTTTTAAATATCCCGTTGCCAATTATATGCCTTTGATGGCTGTGCCTATTGTTAATGTGCAAAAAGCTGAACTTTTACTGggatttttaatgaatatttcGACAATAGTGGCACGCTATAATTGTGAGAAAAGTAAAAGACCAAAGGAAGATAAACTGTCGACTAAGAAAACTGTGTATGTGGTATTTTGTACCTTAATTATAGAGCATCTATCGCCTTTACTTTTCAATACGTACGTAATTGAGAGTAGATTATTGGATGTGATTAGACACGCTTGTAATTTAAG ATCTGAATCGGATGTCATACAGCCAGGACATTCGGAAAGTGTTTTGGGGGCTATTTTGGATATATTATGGAATTATATGGAAGTGGAAGagatgaaatatattttgaaaaaaattgccaatgctTTGCTAAGTGATTTCACACAAACCAACAAAGCTTTGGACTATGGCCAACAGCGAGAAGCTTTACAAACGCTAATAGGCCTATGCAATCATGCGCGTACACGCAAAACTTATTtggaatttaagttctttaaaaaACATTT TTTGGCTTTGTTGATGTATATAAGACCTCCAGAATTTTCCTATATGCAAACTCTTATACCCGATCATTTGGCATGGACCGAAGGTATAGGTGGACCTAAAAGTAAATATCTTGCAGCcgtagacaaaatttcccattcaACTGAATATGTATATGCTTTGCAAAAGACACTTTTGATGAGTTTGTTAATTAATGATGATGGTGATTTGGTAACTTCATCCAGTcgtaaaatatttttagctaaATTACGCAGATATGTTATGGATCTGAGTATGGAGCAGAGG CCTTTTCACTCCTTATTTTTCATGCAATCGAGTATTTtacatcctatagaaaatactgtagctttggcatttatttgcattttgaTTGATGTGACCAAGACtgtttttgaaaaagaaatgaaTGGCCGTGAAATTGCTGTTACACCAAAATACTTCTATGATGGCAGTTTTgaatatcaacattttgatcGTGTTGGTGGAGTTTTGTCACATTTACGCAAGGTTCATCGTAATGATATTCAACAGCATTTAGGCGTTGAAAGAACACAAGAACTTTTGGAGGATGATCGTGTTATAGTGAGGGTACCAGATTTGA CAGTCGAATCGGTGGGAAATGTTTCTATTGTTGGCCGACCTGTTGG cAATTCGAATGCGTTCACATCACTCCTAAATCCACGAATAAATCAAGTTTTCGAAATAAAACCAGGCAATAGTAAAACTGAAGCTTCACTCTTCGATTTATTGGATTTGTGTGTCTTATATTACTATTGTGTAGGTCATAAATATATAGTAAAG ATCGCTTCTGTTCGTGATGAAATAGCCGCCTTAAATGACGTTCTTCTTGAAACCAAATTCTATCGTGAAGATGTTGAAAAGAAATTACAAGTATTGGAAGATCATGCCAGTGTATGTATGGATGAACAACATTCCCATGTGGTATCGgagttaaggacaaaatttagtcaaagggAAAATGTTTTTGCG AAACGTTCTATTGAATTAGCTCGCAAGCAGGCATGGTATAGAGCTGTAGCCTTGGGACCAAAAAGGCGATCACTATTAACTTGGCTATTGGATAAGGCTTTGAGGacattaaat GCTTCCTCCAAAGAAGGTCCACTTTTTTCATTTGTTCCTGAAgtttatattaatatattaccCATCCTTTTGGATACCGTTATGGATTTTAGTAATCATGATCTACTAGTTCAATTTGAAGTACAAGACTCCGAGGCCGTTATAAATGCGGTTGCAAACTTTTTAAGTATACACTCAGCTGATCCACGTATTGTATTGGCCTCCTGTAAAGATTCTCTGCTGCAAGCTCTGGGTACCTTAACCTGTCATAAAGCGGGCATACAGGCATTGGAAAAAGCACCAAGGAAAAG ccaaATTGCCTTGGCCAAAGCTTTACTTAGACCCTATGAAAATCGTGCCTGGGGCCAAAGTAATTGGTTGATCTTACGTTTCTGGCTTGGTCAAGGTTTTGCTTATCGTGACGCTAGAATGCCTTGTGTTTGGCAAGGAGGCAATACACCTTTACATTTCGGCTTATGTCGATCTCGTTCCAAAAATGAAACCCACACCGGCCTGTTGCATAATATAGCACCTGCCAATCCGTCCAAACATTTTCAAGAACTGATTGGTTTAAAGTTAACTGAAGATGAACCATTTGCCACGGCCTTTTTGAATTCAGtattaagtcaattaaattgGGCCTTTTCCgagttcattttattattacaagag ATCCAAAATACAGCTCATCGTCAAGAGAATACCGTTTTTGAgccaaaacaattgaaaatttgctCCATGTGCTTTGAATTAACTGTATCCCTAATGCGTTGTTTGGAAATGATAATTACAGTAGCGCCGGATATTTTCCATGATCCCTGTAGGGCTAATAGTGATTTGGTCTTGAATCGTGTGTGCCAATTGATAAGTCAGGTCTTATCAAGGGTTACAGTTCCACCAGGGTGTTTTCAATTTGTTGTCGATATGTGTTCAGCAGATTTGAATGCAGTTACGCATTTTCCTATAATTACTGCCGCATTGGGAATTCTCTTGGCCTTATTTAAAGATGAAATGGAAAGTGATAAAAATCCAGCAAAG GTAACGCGTATCTCTCGAGCCCTTCTTACGGATCCCAGTTTTCAATTTGCCAATCTGGAATTTGCAATGGGCGAAATAAAGACACCAATATtacaacaaaatgaaattcctCGAGGTAATTTTGATCCATCGACACGAGCACATATTGATCCATTAACCAATGATGTGCGAATACCACAACCAACTACCTcgaatactaaaaaaataagaGCAGATCCGCCTatattgaaatttagtttagccgATT TTCCTACTCATGTTACACAGGAAGAAATTGATAAGGTTAAATGTCTCATCGATAtgctaaaaacaaaacaatcatTACTATCCGATATCACATTGCCATCGGAGGATTCTTTGTGTCCAATTTGCTGTGCCAAACCCATAGCTGTGGTCTTTACACCCTGCAAACATCAATCCTGCAGCAATTGTATCATGCAACATCTAATGAACtccaaagtttgtttctattgtAAGACTCTAATAAAGACTATTGAAGCATCGGATGGTACAGTTATCTATCACAATGCTGAATATTTGAAAACTCCTACATTATTCGAAGTATAA